The genomic stretch CGCGACAAGGCCCTGCAACAGGCCATCGCGCGTCCCAACCACTATGCCCCCCCGGTTCTCTTCGAGATCTCCAAGGCTCTCTACGCGGACGACCAGCCGGAAGAAGCTACCTACTGGTATGTCCTTGCACGGGTTCGCGCGGTTAACGACAGTTCCATCCTGCTGGATGAAACAGCAAAGACTGGTCTGCTGGAGCTGGTGCAGGCATTCAACAAGGGCTTCTCAGACTATGCGCCCCAGCATATGGACGTCGTGTGGACACAGATGAATCGCGCCGTGAATTGGGACCGCGCCAACCCGCCCGCCTACGATCGACGTTGGATGGCCCTGCACGGGATGCAGGCGATCCGGAGCGGTCTGGCCGCCAAGGAAGGCCGGTCGCGTGAGCGGGGGGACATCACGATCCCGCAGCAGCAATGGGCCGTATCGGATGAGGAAAACCGGGTAGACATGCTGCAAAAGATGAAGGCGCGCATGCCTCGGTGAGCCAGCTGTGAGTTGATCACGTTCGCTTCGGGCGAAAGCGGGCATTAGCACGGCCGAAATCAGCGGGCTCCCATCATCACCAGTCGGGCGAGACGCCCGCTACCGAGCAAGCTTCGCGATACGTTTCAACGGCTTTCGGGTGCATCTTCCGCAGCTTGAATGGTTTCTCCACCACCGGAGAGGGCCCGATGTTTCCCCACTCTCCAATGCCAACGGTCAGCTTCGTCCCCTTGCTGCAATCAACATCCTCCACGCCGAACAGGCCAGTCCCCAGAACATTCGACAGAACGACGCGAACCGTGTGCTCGTCGATCCTGGCAGGTGTCGGACTGCCGTCTGGCAGCGTGCCGAACAGCATGTGGGAAATGATTGGGCTTTCGTCGAGCGGGATCCCGCCGAACTTCCCGTAGATCGGCTTTTCAATCGTGGCTGCCGTGCCGATCATCGGCAGACAAGCCGCCAGCAGGATCACAAATCCTTTTACCCGCATTCGCCTTCCCCTCATGTCGGCTTTGGGTCGAAAGCGGACATTAGCACCGCGTAGTGACTGTGTCGCAACGCCCGATACCTACCCGAAGCGGTCACTCGCGACGGGAAGCAGGCACGGCCGGCATGTCGTTCGGCGCCTGCTCGCGCTTGCGCAGAGCGTGCTTGACCACGAAGTGCGTGGAAATGGCTATGAGCGGTCCGAAGATCAGCATTTCGTACGAAACCTGGTCTGCGATCGCGAACACAAACCCGGGCAGCGCTCCCACGATCATCACGGCCACGTAGCTCGCGCGACGAAAATACAGGAGGAAGGCATACGCCACCGCACCATACGTAAGTGCTGGGATGGCTCCGATTACCAGCGCCAACGAAGCGACGAACATGCCCATTCCCAGTGCCTGCCCGGCTTCAATATTCGCCACGATGAGGCCCAGGCAGGCGTACACTCGCCACCCCAGGACGCACCCGACAAACAGGCCGCAAAGCGCGCCGAGGAAGCCGGTGGCCAAGCACCTGATCAGACGCTTTGTTCGATCTTCCATACCGCCCCCCCTGCGCGTCATGTCGCACGTTTCGCCTCTGCTCCTATGCCGCTATCGGCCAGAAGCGGACGTTCCAGAAGTCACCGTAGCCCGCCCAGCCCGGCAGCGTGAACGTCAAATGGGCGCGGCGGCACTAGCCCACCATCTTCTCAGTCCGTAAGACAGGGAGGGTATGGTCTAATGAGCCGTTTCATAAGGGGCGATAGACGGGCAAACGTGGAGGCGCTGGAACTCTCCCGCGACGTGCTTGATTGGGCTGCCGAAAGGGCTGGCCAGACCCTCCATTCGTTCGCCGAGAGCGTGGCCAAGCGCGAGAAGGACCGCGAGCGCATCGCCGAAGGTCGGCTGACCGTGCCGCAGGCTGAGAAGCTTGCGAAGAAGGCGCGCATTCCTTTCGGCTACCTGTTCCTTGCCGAGCCGCCCGAAATCACGCGCCCGAGCATTCCCGATCTGCGCCAAGTCCAAGACGCGCAGCCGCTGAGCGAAGATTTCTATGAAACGCTCGAAGACGTGTTTGCGAAGCAGAGTTGGTTGATCGAGCACCTGACAGAAGCGGGAGCCGGCGAGCTTCCGTTCGTTGGTCGCTTTGCCGCCGATGCGAAGCGAAACGCTGACGACATTGCTGCGGATATGCGCCGCGAGCTTGGCATTACCGACGACGATCGCCGTAAGAGTCCCGATGCAGCCACCTATTTCTCCGCGCTGAGCGCGAAGGCCGAGGCCAAGGGCGTGCTGGTGTTTAAGACCAGCTACGTCAAATCCAATACCCGCCGACCGATATCCGAAAAGGAGTTTCGAGGCTTTGCAGTCGCGCACAAGCTGGTGCCGTTGGTATTCATCAATGGTCGCGATGCCGAAGTGGCAGCCGTCTTTACGCTCATGCACGAGTTAGCTCACATCTGGCTCGGCGTAACCGGTGTTTCCGACGTGACGCCAAGCCGATTCGGCAATCCGACAGAGCGGCTATGCAACCGCGTTGCGGCGAACGTGCTAGTTCCTGTGAATGCCTTCTTGGAGCGATGGGCGGGGCCGCAAGACGTCGAGAAGCTCGCCAAGTATTTCCGAGTAAGCAAGCTCGTCATCGCGCGCCGCGCGTTCGACAGCAAGCTTGTGGATCAAGCCTTTTATGACGAGATCGCGGCCAACACGCAGCGGGTTAAGTCCAGCGGCAAGCCGACCGCCCTCGTGACTATTCCGATTAGAAACAGCAAGAAGTTCACGAGGACGATTGTGGCGAGCGCGATGAGTGGGCAGACGTTGCTCCGTGACGCCGCGAGTCTATTGAACGTCAAGCCTGATACGGTCGTGGCGTTGGCAAAGGGGCGTGCCGAACATGACTAACAAGTACATCATCGAT from Lysobacter auxotrophicus encodes the following:
- a CDS encoding ImmA/IrrE family metallo-endopeptidase is translated as MEALELSRDVLDWAAERAGQTLHSFAESVAKREKDRERIAEGRLTVPQAEKLAKKARIPFGYLFLAEPPEITRPSIPDLRQVQDAQPLSEDFYETLEDVFAKQSWLIEHLTEAGAGELPFVGRFAADAKRNADDIAADMRRELGITDDDRRKSPDAATYFSALSAKAEAKGVLVFKTSYVKSNTRRPISEKEFRGFAVAHKLVPLVFINGRDAEVAAVFTLMHELAHIWLGVTGVSDVTPSRFGNPTERLCNRVAANVLVPVNAFLERWAGPQDVEKLAKYFRVSKLVIARRAFDSKLVDQAFYDEIAANTQRVKSSGKPTALVTIPIRNSKKFTRTIVASAMSGQTLLRDAASLLNVKPDTVVALAKGRAEHD